Genomic segment of Candidatus Omnitrophota bacterium:
GAAAGGAAACAAAAGAAAATCTTTTGAAGATCGCCGCCACGCCCTCTTCGGCTCTGGGTACGGTCAGGAAAAAACCCACAGCGGACGATTGTAAAAAAATATTCGGCGTTCTGCACAAATACGGTGTGAGATACTTCTTCTACATAGGCGGCAATGATTCGGCCGAGACGGTGCACATAATAAACAGCGAGGCGCGTAGAAAAAATTACGAGCTGCGCTGTTTCCACATCCCCAAAACCATAGATAATGATC
This window contains:
- a CDS encoding 6-phosphofructokinase, with translation MKKNVSGNMLIAQSGGPSMVINQSLAGAVLEAKKHKEIRSILGAVHGIKGILEEDLVNLGKETKENLLKIAATPSSALGTVRKKPTADDCKKIFGVLHKYGVRYFFYIGGNDSAETVHIINSEARRKNYELRCFHIPKTIDND